The nucleotide sequence GCGCGTAGTCGAGCACGCTGAGCCCGGCGCCGTGCTCGTCGTCCGGCAGGAACAGGTTCCACAACCCCCGGCTGCGGGCCTCGTCCTTCAGCTCCTGGATCACCACCGGGGTGCGGTGCGGCGTGCCGGCGGCCCGGTGCGCGGCGGCCTGGGCCTCGAAGGTGTGCTCGCTGGGGTAGATGCGTTCGGCCAGAAAGGCTTCGACCTGCTGGTGGACGGCGCGTGAGCGCTCACTGTGCCGGAAGTCCATGACGTCATCCTCGCTGCTGGTGGGTGTTGCTGCGTGGTGCTGGTGGCGTATCTCAGGCGTCCAGGGTGGCCAACCCCGAGGCCAACAACAACGGCACCGAGGCCCCGACCGAGTCGAACCCGGGGCCGACGGTCTTGCCCTGCAGGTACCGGAAGTGGATCCCCTCGGCGATCACCGCGAGCTTGAACCAGCCGAACGCCACGTACCAGCCGAGCCGCGTCAGGTCGCGCGGTGAGCCGGCGGCATAGCGCTCGACGAGTTGATCGGCCGTGTGAAATCCCTTCTCGGGGGACAGTCGCGGCATCACGAAGCCGCCCGTGTTCGACAGCTCCTGGTACACGACGAGCAGCCCGACATCGGTGAGTGGGTCGCCCAAGGTGGCCATCTCCCAGTCGACCACGGCCGCCACCCGGTCGAGGTCCGGGGTGTAGATGACGTTCGTGAGCCGGTAGTCGCCGTGCACGATCCCCGCGGCCGACGGCGCCGGCACGTCGGTGGCCAGGCGGTCGATCAACTCCTGGACGGCGGGGCGCGGCTCGGTCTGCGAGGTGCCCCACTGCGTCGTCCAGCGTCGGATCTGCCGTTCCAGGAAGCCCTCCGGCCGCCCCAGCGCGCCCAGGCCCACGGCGTCGGCGTCCAGCAGGTGCAGGGCGAGCAGGGCGTCCACCAGCAGCACGCAACTGCGACCGGCGTCCTGCGCTGCCAGCGTGGCGAGCACCTCGGGCCGATCGAGCACCACGCCGTCCACGAACGACATCAGGTAGAACGGCGCGCCGAGCACGGCGACGTCCTCGCAGAGCGCGATCGGCTCGGCGACCGGCACCGTGCTGCCGTGCAGACCGCGCAGGATGCGGAACTCGCGGGACATGTCGTGTGCGGTCGCCTGGACGTGACCGAGCGGGGGGCGGCGCAGCGCCCAGGTGGTGACGCCGTCACTCACCCGGTAGGTCAGGTTCGAGAACCCCCCGGTGAGGCGCTCGGCGTGGAGTGGCCCCCGTCGCAGCGCGGGGTGGGCCGCGTCGAACCAGCGGGTGAGTGCGTCGAGATCGAGCCCTGCGAGCGTCACGCCGCCTCCTTGCCGATGCTGACCACCAGGGTAGGACCGGGGACCAGGCCTCGGCGGAGCTCGAGGATGGTGGTGTCGGCCATGCGCCGCGGTCACGCGTCCGAGGGCTGAGGCCCCCCTCGTGGAGCGGATCAGGAGCGGGTATCGGACCCTTTTGTGCACGGATTGCATGATCACGGGGGAAATGTGCGCGGATTGCATGATCACGGTAGGAGGAGGTCGGCGAGGGCGTCGACGTGGGGGAGGCGCGCGTGGTCGAAGTCCGCGTGCAGGTCGTAGGGGTCGAGCTGCACCACGGGCATGCCGGCGGCTCGGGCACCCTGGACGTCGGCGTGCACCGTGTCGCCCACGTAGAGGGTGCGGGCGGCCTGGGTGCCCAGCGCCGCCAGCGCGGGCTCGAAGATCGCCGGGTCCGGCTTGGTCAGGCCGACCAGGGCCGAGTCCACCACGATCGTCACGCTCGGCAGCGAGCCGGGACCCACCTGGCAGATCCCGAAGTGGCTCAACTGCTCCTCGGCGGTGCCGTTGTTGTTGCTGACCACCGCCACCGGCAGGTCGGAGGCCACGATGCGGTGGAACCCGTCGATGTTGCGCGGCAGCAGCTGGCGCCACAGGCTCTTGACGTCGTGGGTGTGCACCTGATCGAGCATCGCCTGCAGCGCCAGGTCCATCTGGTCGGCGCTCACCCCGAGGCAGCTCAGGTAGGCCTGCTCCCAGGTACGCCAGATCGCCCGGTCGTACTCGTGCACCGTGCCCAGCTCGGCGACGAGGTCGGACATCGCCCGGACGGCGACGTGGTGGGCGCGGTGGTAGAGCTCGGGGTCCTCGGGCAGCTCGAACCCGGCCCGCCCCAACCCACGGCGGATGGGCTCGTGGTGACGGATGACGAACACCCCGCCGATGTCGAACACGACGGCATCGATGGCGGCCGGGTCGAGGCCGGGTGAGGGGCCGGTGACCCGGCGGTCGTCGAGCATGCGTTGACCCTACGGTGACCATCGCCCCCGCGTCACAGCCGAGCGAGGGGTGAGTCATGATGGCCGGGTGATGCCACTGTTGCGGCGTGTGCTGCCGCCCTACCGGGCCACCATCATGGTGATCTTCGTGTTGCTGCTGGCCCAGGCGATCGCGGCGCTCGTGCTGCCCACGCTCTACGCCGACATCATCAACGAGGGGGTTCTGCTCGGCGACACCGGGCACATCATGCGACTCGGCGTGATCATGCTCGTGATCTCGGTGGTGGTCGGGTTCGCCGCGATCGCCGGGACGTATCTGTCCTCCCGGGTCGCGATGTCGGTGGGCCGTGACCTGCGTGCGGCCCTGTTCACCCAGGTCGAGCGGTTCTCGCTGCGCGAGGTGACGACGTTCGGTGCGCCGTCCCTGATCACCCGGACCACCAACGACGTGCAGCAGCTGCAGATGCTGGTGCTGATGGGTCTGAACCTGATGGCGATGGCCCCGATCACCGTCATCGGCGGCGTGATCATGGCGGTACGCGAGAACGCCCGGCTGTCGACGCTGCTGGTGGTGATCATCCCGATCATGATGGCCATCGTGTTGCTCACGTTGCGCCGGGCGCTGCCGTTGTTCCGGGTGGTGCAGAAGCGCATCGACGCGATCAACCAGGTACTGCGCGAGAACCTCACCGGGGTGCGCGTCGTCCGCGCCTTCGTGCGCACCCAGCACGAGGAGGCACGATTCGCCGAGGCCAACGGGGCACTGACCGACACCCAGCTCGCCGTGGCCCGGCTGTTCGCCTTCACCTTCCCCGTCCTGATGTTCGTGATCAACGTGGCGAGCGTCGGTGTGGTGGGTTACGGCGGCCGGTTGATCTCCCAGAACCAGATGCAGATCGGCACCCTGGGAGCCTTCATCAGCTACATGATGCAGATCCTGTTCTCGGTGCTGATGGCCGTCATGATGATCGCGATGGTGCCGCGTGCCGCCGCCTCCGCCGAGCGGATCAACGAGGTTCTCGACACCGCACCGGCGATCACCGACGCCGACGACGCCGTGGTCCCGACGGCGCGCTCGGCAGAGTCCGGCGAGGCGATCATCGAGCTGAACAAGGTGGACTTCCGCTACCCCGGGGCCGAGGAGCCGGTGCTGCACGACGTCGACCTGACGCTGCGCCCCGGCCAGGTCACCGCCATCGTCGGTGGCACCGGGTCGGGCAAGACCACCCTGGTCAACCTGATCCCTCGGCTCTACGACGTCAGCGACGGGTCGCTGCTGCTCGACGGCGTCGACATCCGCCGGATTCCCCGGGAGCATCTGTGGGGCCAGCTCGGCCTGGTGCCGCAGAAGGCGTTCCTGTTCACCGGCACCATCGCCGACACGTTGCGATTCGGCGCTCCGTCGGCCACGGACGACGAGCTGTGGCATGCCCTCGAGGTGGCCCAGGCGGCTGATTTCGTCCGGGAGCTGCCCGATGGCCTGGCCCACGTGGTCGAGCAGGGAGGGGCCAATTTCTCCGGCGGGCAACGACAGCGGCTGGCGATCGCCCGGGCCTTGGCGCGCCGTCCGCGGGTGTACCTGTTCGACGACAGCTTCTCGGCGCTCGACTACGGCACCGATGCCCGGCTGCGGGCCGCGCTGGTGCGCGAGACCACGCACGCGGCGGTGGTGATCGTGGCGCAGCGGGTCAGTACGGTGTTGCACGCTGATCAGATCGTGGTGCTGGACGCCGGGCGGGTGGTGGGCACCGGGCGTCACGAGGAGCTGCTGGCCGGCTGCGAGACCTACCGCGAGATCGTCGAGTCCCAGCTCTCCGCGCAGGACGCAGCATGAGCGGCCACGGCCCGGGGTTCATGCGCGGCGGCGGTCCGCCGCCGGCCAAGCCCAAGGACGTCAAGGGATCGTTCGTCCGGCTGCTCCGACTGCTCGACGCGGACCGGCCGCAGGTGATCGCCGTGGTGGCGATGGCGCTGGTCAGTGTGGGGTTCTCGGTGGCGGGGCCGAAGCTGCTGGGCAACGCGACCGACGTGGTCTTTCGCGGCGTGGTCGCCGGGCAGCTGCCGGCCGGGGTGAGCCAGGAGCAGGCCGTGGCGGCTCTACGCGCCCGGGGCGAGAACCGCATGGCCGACATGCTCGCCGGGATCGACAACCTGGTGCCCGGGCAGGGCGTCGATCTGGGTGCGCTGTTCCGGGCGCTGCTGATCGTGGTGGGCGTCTACGCCGCCGCGGCGCTGTTCGGCTGGGCGCAGGCCTACATCATGGCCGGCGTCACGCAGCGGGCAATCTTCCTGCTGCGCGAGCGGGTCGACCTCAAGCTGGGTCGGCTGCCGTTGCGCTACTTCGACTCTCACCCGCGGGGCGACCTGCTCAGTCGGGTGACCAACGACATCGACAACATCTCGACCACGCTGCAGCAATCGCTGACCCAGGCCATCACCGCGCTGTCGACGGTGTTCGGCATTCTCGCGGTCATGTTGTGGATCAGCCCGTTGCTGGCCCTGGTCGCCCTGGTCACGGTGCCGCTGTCGGTGGTGGTGACCGTGATGGTGGCCAAGCGTTCGCGGCCCCAGTTCGGTGCCCAGTGGATGTGGACCGGCAAGCTCAACGGCCACGTCGAGGAGATGTTCTCCGGCCACGAGCTGGTCGCCGTCTACGGTCGGCGCCAGCAGGCCGTGGCCACCTTCGAGACCTCGAACGAGAAGGTCTACGAGGCCAGCCGCAAGGCCCAGTTCGTCAGCGGCATCATCATGCCTGCGACGAATGTCATCTCCAACCTCGGTTATGTCGGCATCGCGGTGATCGGCGCGCTGCGGATCTCCTCCGGGTCGATGTCACTGGGCGACGTCCAGGCCTTCATCCAGTACTCCCGGCAGTTCGCGATGCCGATCGGCCAGCTGGCCGGTATGGCCAACCTGGTGCAGTCCGGGATCGCCTCGGCGGAGCGGGTTTTCGAGCTGCTCGACGAGTCCGAGGAATCGCCCGAGCCCGCGGCGCCGGACGTCGCGCCACAGCGCTCGCGGGGTCATGTGGTCTTCGACCGGATCGCGTTCGGATACTCCCCGGACGCCCCGTTGATCACCGATCTGTCGCTCGAGGCCCAGCCTGGGCAAACGGTGGCCATCGTCGGGCCGACCGGCGCCGGCAAGACCACGCTGGTCAACCTGTTGATGCGGTTCTACGAGTTGGACGGCGGGGCGATCCGGCTCGACGGGGTCGACATCCGTCACCTGCGTCGCGACGATCTGCGCCGCAACTTCGGCATGGTGCTGCAGGACGCGTGGTTGTTCGGCGGCACCATCGCGGACAACATCCGGTACGGCGACAGCCGAGACCTGGTGGCGGCCAACGGTCACGTCTCGTCCAACGGGACATCGGATGCCCAGAGTGCACCGCAGGGCGTGGACGACGCGCTGCGCCGGGCCGCCGAGGCCGCGCACGTCGACCATCTGGTGCGTACCCTGCCCGACGGCTATGACACCGTGCTGGACGACGAGGCGTCCAACCTGTCCAGCGGTGAGAAGCAGCTGCTCACCATCGCTCGGGCCTTCCTGGCCGATCCGCCGATCCTGATCCTGGACGAGGCGACCAGTTCGGTCGACACTCGCACCGAGGTGTTGGTTCAGCAGGCGATGGCTCGATTGCGTTCCGGGAGAACGAGTTTCGTGATCGCTCACCGGCTGTCGACGATCCGCAATGCGGACACCATCCTGGTGATGGACCACGGTGACGTCGTCGAGCGGGGTACCCATGAGGAGCTGCTGGCCGCCGGCGGGGTGTATCACGACCTCTACGTCAGTCAGTTCACGGCGCCGACCCAGGCCTGACCACCGGCCTGATCGCCTGCACGGTGTAGCTCATCGCGACCCGCTCGGGGCACTCGGTCAACCGGTACTCGCCGGCGTCGTCCAGCTGCATCTGCCCTGGCAGTGCCTCCCACGGGACGCTGTCGTGCTCGACCAACATGGTCAGCTGCAGCCCTACATCCAGGAGGGCGGTGACCACCTCGCCGAGGCTGTGATTCCAGGAGTGCGAGAGGTTCTCGGTGAACTGCACCTCGGTCGGAACGTAGGTCTCGTCACTGACCTCGACGAAGGGTTCGGCCTGCTCCCAATAGGAATACGCGACGGTGAGTCGATCCTGCTGGTTCTCGTCGAGGGTCCACAGCATCGGATGGCCCTCGCGCAGGAACAGTCGTCCGCCCGGACGCAACAGGCTCGCCACCACCTGCGCCCAGCGAGAGATGTCGGGCAGCCAGCAGAGGGCACCGATGCCGGTGTAGATCAGGTCGAATCGCTTCTCGCCCAGGGCCTCGACGGCCGAGTACACGTCGGACTCGACGAACGGCACGTCGAGTCCGAGCCGCCCGGCCAGCGTGCGGGCCTCGGCCAGCGACGCGGGGGACAGGTCCAGCCCGGTCATCCGGGCGCCGAGCCGCGCCAGGGAGAGCGTGTCGGTGCCGATGTGGCACTGCAGGTGCAGTCCGTCGAGGCCGTTGACGTCGCCCAGGCGCGGCAGGTCGAACCGCACCACGTGCGACAGGTGCGTGGCGTCGTCCACGAACTGCTGGACGGCGTACCCCGGGGACGCCGCGTGCGCCGGAGCGCGCTCGTCCCACATGGCCCGGTTGATGGTCAGATAGTCCGGCTCGCCGGTCGCTGGATACCCCATGGCCCCATCATGCCCATGCCGGGCGGACGGCACCCGATCAGTCGGGCAGTGCCAGGAGGGCCAGGGCCAGGTCGCGGGTGGTCACCAGCCCGTGCACCATGCCGCTGCGCAGTGCCGCCGCCGCGGCTGGGGCCTTGGTGGCTCCGTAGACCAGTGCGGTGACCTCGGGAACGGCCGCCAATTGCTCGGCCGAGATCCCGATGGTG is from Kineosporiaceae bacterium and encodes:
- a CDS encoding ABC transporter ATP-binding protein — encoded protein: MSGHGPGFMRGGGPPPAKPKDVKGSFVRLLRLLDADRPQVIAVVAMALVSVGFSVAGPKLLGNATDVVFRGVVAGQLPAGVSQEQAVAALRARGENRMADMLAGIDNLVPGQGVDLGALFRALLIVVGVYAAAALFGWAQAYIMAGVTQRAIFLLRERVDLKLGRLPLRYFDSHPRGDLLSRVTNDIDNISTTLQQSLTQAITALSTVFGILAVMLWISPLLALVALVTVPLSVVVTVMVAKRSRPQFGAQWMWTGKLNGHVEEMFSGHELVAVYGRRQQAVATFETSNEKVYEASRKAQFVSGIIMPATNVISNLGYVGIAVIGALRISSGSMSLGDVQAFIQYSRQFAMPIGQLAGMANLVQSGIASAERVFELLDESEESPEPAAPDVAPQRSRGHVVFDRIAFGYSPDAPLITDLSLEAQPGQTVAIVGPTGAGKTTLVNLLMRFYELDGGAIRLDGVDIRHLRRDDLRRNFGMVLQDAWLFGGTIADNIRYGDSRDLVAANGHVSSNGTSDAQSAPQGVDDALRRAAEAAHVDHLVRTLPDGYDTVLDDEASNLSSGEKQLLTIARAFLADPPILILDEATSSVDTRTEVLVQQAMARLRSGRTSFVIAHRLSTIRNADTILVMDHGDVVERGTHEELLAAGGVYHDLYVSQFTAPTQA
- a CDS encoding phosphotransferase family protein, whose translation is MQSVHKRVRYPLLIRSTRGASALGRVTAAHGRHHHPRAPPRPGPRSYPGGQHRQGGGVTLAGLDLDALTRWFDAAHPALRRGPLHAERLTGGFSNLTYRVSDGVTTWALRRPPLGHVQATAHDMSREFRILRGLHGSTVPVAEPIALCEDVAVLGAPFYLMSFVDGVVLDRPEVLATLAAQDAGRSCVLLVDALLALHLLDADAVGLGALGRPEGFLERQIRRWTTQWGTSQTEPRPAVQELIDRLATDVPAPSAAGIVHGDYRLTNVIYTPDLDRVAAVVDWEMATLGDPLTDVGLLVVYQELSNTGGFVMPRLSPEKGFHTADQLVERYAAGSPRDLTRLGWYVAFGWFKLAVIAEGIHFRYLQGKTVGPGFDSVGASVPLLLASGLATLDA
- a CDS encoding ABC transporter ATP-binding protein, with protein sequence MPLLRRVLPPYRATIMVIFVLLLAQAIAALVLPTLYADIINEGVLLGDTGHIMRLGVIMLVISVVVGFAAIAGTYLSSRVAMSVGRDLRAALFTQVERFSLREVTTFGAPSLITRTTNDVQQLQMLVLMGLNLMAMAPITVIGGVIMAVRENARLSTLLVVIIPIMMAIVLLTLRRALPLFRVVQKRIDAINQVLRENLTGVRVVRAFVRTQHEEARFAEANGALTDTQLAVARLFAFTFPVLMFVINVASVGVVGYGGRLISQNQMQIGTLGAFISYMMQILFSVLMAVMMIAMVPRAAASAERINEVLDTAPAITDADDAVVPTARSAESGEAIIELNKVDFRYPGAEEPVLHDVDLTLRPGQVTAIVGGTGSGKTTLVNLIPRLYDVSDGSLLLDGVDIRRIPREHLWGQLGLVPQKAFLFTGTIADTLRFGAPSATDDELWHALEVAQAADFVRELPDGLAHVVEQGGANFSGGQRQRLAIARALARRPRVYLFDDSFSALDYGTDARLRAALVRETTHAAVVIVAQRVSTVLHADQIVVLDAGRVVGTGRHEELLAGCETYREIVESQLSAQDAA
- a CDS encoding HAD family hydrolase encodes the protein MLDDRRVTGPSPGLDPAAIDAVVFDIGGVFVIRHHEPIRRGLGRAGFELPEDPELYHRAHHVAVRAMSDLVAELGTVHEYDRAIWRTWEQAYLSCLGVSADQMDLALQAMLDQVHTHDVKSLWRQLLPRNIDGFHRIVASDLPVAVVSNNNGTAEEQLSHFGICQVGPGSLPSVTIVVDSALVGLTKPDPAIFEPALAALGTQAARTLYVGDTVHADVQGARAAGMPVVQLDPYDLHADFDHARLPHVDALADLLLP
- a CDS encoding class I SAM-dependent methyltransferase produces the protein MGYPATGEPDYLTINRAMWDERAPAHAASPGYAVQQFVDDATHLSHVVRFDLPRLGDVNGLDGLHLQCHIGTDTLSLARLGARMTGLDLSPASLAEARTLAGRLGLDVPFVESDVYSAVEALGEKRFDLIYTGIGALCWLPDISRWAQVVASLLRPGGRLFLREGHPMLWTLDENQQDRLTVAYSYWEQAEPFVEVSDETYVPTEVQFTENLSHSWNHSLGEVVTALLDVGLQLTMLVEHDSVPWEALPGQMQLDDAGEYRLTECPERVAMSYTVQAIRPVVRPGSAP